The Larimichthys crocea isolate SSNF chromosome XXI, L_crocea_2.0, whole genome shotgun sequence genomic sequence GTGTATTATAGCTAATGAATGTGCaaactgaatatgaaaaaatagATATGTATGAATGTCAATACAGACCTATTACAAACAAACCAATGCGGCCCATTCAGTGAGCTCAGACAAACAAGGCTAAACTTGTGTGTTTTAGCAAGTATGCACATCACATGAAATCAgtcatcatgttttatatgatCAAAATGTGGAAACTGGGACACCATCATAGTAAAATTTCAGTTGAATTTGGGTGAAATAACATTTAACCAGCAGAGCGGCTGTTGTGATTATTCAGTTGCTACTCTTTCCGTGGAGCAGCATGTTTATTAATGACTTAGTGAGGGTCATGTCCTTAAACTGTGGGTAACAGCTTGGTTATGTCATCTGACCAGGCGGGTTGTAGCTGTATCCCCTGTTGACCTGGGTActtgtagtgtgtgtttgagtctgtgAACATGAGGCCCAGGTCGATGAGGGTCAGTGCTGCTGAAGGGCCTCTGAGCAAACAGTGTTTATAACAGGAGCTTTAATTAGAGTCTGTTATTAATGTTGTGTACCCTAAACCTTTGGCAGCAGGTAGGAAATCAAGCTACAGTACTCTAGGGCTCAGGACTGACTCTACTGACCACTGTACCACGAGGTTAAAGCcgtgtttgcttgtttggtttagattttttctttcttagctAGAGGGCGCTCTTTGCAGCTGCTTCTGTTTCCTAAGATAAAGCATGAAACTATTTCCCACAAACTTGTTGTTAATCATTATTTGAGTCTAAACGGTACGCCTTcctgctgaaaaacacacagccgAAGAGATTTCTAAAGGTTTCTCATTGAAAGCAACAGGATGACATAATCACAAGGGTGCTGTTATGGGTGGTGTTATGGTTTGCAGGACTTCCTTAAAATCTGGTTTATAGCGACCCCTAGtgcaaaaatgttgtttcataTGAGTTATTGTTTGGTGAAAGGGTACAAGAACAGTCTGTACCTGCAAATAAGAATGTAAATTAGTACTACTCATACTACTCTACTACTATGCAGCCATCCTGTGTTTAAAAGAGCTCAGGAAAAACAAGTACAAACAATCGTGAAGCCTGACTTTCTGTGTATCCTGGATTCTTTCACGATTATGTGTAATATTAGTgtttgacatacagtatatgcagtaCAACAACACAGGGAGACAGGATTATGGaaaaacatgaagctgaatGCTTTCTTCTCTTGACATCTGTGTTCCAGGATCGTCTGACATTCAGGAGGATCATAGTGAAGAACAATGCCAAGAAGAGGAAGCTGTATGAGGCATTCATTGAAACACTACCACTGCTTACGTCATTAGAGGTTAATATTAGCTTTGTCCTCCGGCGCTAAGAAAGTGCGGTATGCATTTACAGTGAACGCATTGTCAAACAAATATCCTTTTCATCCACAGCTCTCAGAGAGAATGAAGGTAGTAGATGTAATATCCACCAAGGTGTACAATGATTCGCAGCAGATTATTGCTCAGGTGacaaatctttttgtttgatcTGTTCTGCAATtggtctttttattttctgctgcaaTGGAGCATTTATGAACACTTAACGATTACATGCTTTGTGTTACAGGGGGATCTAGCAGATTGCTTCTACATTGTTGAGTCTGGCCAAGTTAGAATCACCATGAAAAGAAGCAGGGTATGTTTGTCCCGTCCACCAtatattgtgtaaaaaaaaaaaaaaaaaaaaaaaaaaaccttattgTTTTCTGGTATCTGATAGCGTGCACATATCTTTCTATATTTGTCAGACGAAAAAAGaccaggaggaagaggaggtggataTTGCCACATGCTCTAGGGGCCAGTATTTTGGGGAGCTGGCGCTTGTTACAAACAAGCCCAGAGCTGCATCTGCCTATGCTGTGGGGAGTGTCAAATGCTTGGGTAGATTTTGTCAAATTTCACAATCATTCATTTATCCAGCATGTACATTTCCCATGATATCTTCATATTACCCATAACTCTTCTGAAACTATGTCTGATTCTTCCTTTTTTGGCAGTCATGGACGTTAAAGCCTTCGAGAGGTTGTTGGGCCCGTGCATGGACATCATGAAGAGAAACATTGCTAACTATGAAGAGCAGCTGGTGACCCTGTTTGGGAGTAGCACTGAGATTGAGCAACAAAGTGCATGAGAAGGCTCCAATGGACCATGAAtcagtggatggaaacaaacaaaacaaaaaggcttgTACGGATGTTTTCCCCCATAATCACTTAAACAGCTTTTCTTACAAGAAATGTGAATAACCACTTCAACATTTGTGTGTCAGATAAATGAAACAGATTACGTCAGACCCCCATATGAGACTAAGTTAAGTTTTGCAGAGTGTTATGATGAAAGTAAAGTAAGCCAAAGCAGAGTTGCTTCAAGCTTGTTTAAATTAGATTTCTCACGACTCTAACCTTAAAAATGTAAGTGTACATTTTACTTGTCGGTGTCAGGCgatattatttgtttgtatattgAACACTTTTGTTAACTCTCACCTTTTCTCCACAGTGTTATAGTTATACCTACAGAAAACTATCATTTGTAAATTTCTAATCATTGTTTGTTCAAATCAGATGCCAAAGCTAATTTCTTACTGGATAATTGTGAGCAAATATGTCACATTTCTCTTGTCATTTTTTGGCAAGAGCACTAACACTTGCAGCAAGAGGTGCACTGCTACAGAAGTGCTCCAACACTAAAGAAAGGATAAACAATTTGTAAAGGAAGTTGATCTGATTCTGTGTTCGAATAACATCTTTCACATGTTGATCACAACGGAATGTAGACATGGAAGtactttaacatttttacaaaattaGTTTCTGTTTAACATAAGATTTAACCCCTTGAATACATGTTCATAAACCGTATATCATTGTTGGTTAGTGTTTGTGGCTGTTAGCCTGATACTATgcttttgcagaaaaaaaataaacaaacaaaacagaacaaaaaaaaaaagaagaaaaaacttcAGAGAGATAGCTGATAGTTTTGTAAGAATATACAACACATTGCTGTACAATTTGAAACTGAGTATTAACTGTTATTATATATAGGCCCACCTATAATTTAATAAGTTGCCCCACTAGACTGTAGTCATTATAGGCAATGTCCTGAGACATTTGCTTttcctgtgttttaatgtaagATTTAAGTCATACTGTTTTTGTGTCGGTGAAACATATATTATGATTATGACATCCATTATTGCTGTCTACCTCTGCCAACAACTTACACTGTTTGGAACCACATATTCTGATGTTCCCTCTCAACAGGAACCTAAAGTGGATcggctctccctctctctctctgtctctctctctctctgtctccctctcttcttcttcgtcttctctctctttttaaaattgatAATTGAAGTCTTCTGTATTTTGTCTGTGGTGTGCTGCAGCTTAAACTATTTTAAAGCtggtttaacatttaaaacattctgAATTTAtttccccccccttccctcccccccTTTGTGCAGATAGTACTGGTCATTTTTGAAGGCAAACACATAATACTGGCTGAAAGTACTGTATGTTTCACTTTTCATGtcaataaagaacatttttatattcgcgtgtcacacatgcatttgttacaACAAAGGGATTGCACATTGTCTCATTCACCATTCATTCGGCCCTCATTCATAgccattcatttgtttattcgATAGATTTTGTATCAAACTATGATTACATTACACGGTAAGGGGTAAAATGATCCAGAAAGCAACGTAAGTAAGCATTTTCTGCTGCTCTTGCAACattgcagataaaaaaataaccatGTATTGTTCCTGTTATTGCCAATCAGCTGTTACTGGCTAGTAACAGGCATGTACTTTCATCCAATGATACGATGATCAACAAACTAGACCCCgccttttatatttttctccaCGCTGTCGACCAATAGAATGCCcggatttttgtttttgacgtTCTCGTCCACCAATAGGAGGCTTTCTCTTGAAACGTTCAGTCCTACCCCTCGAGTGAATGCCAGAGAGTTTGTCGATGGCGACAGGTTTGGTGAGTGAAGAAGTTGACTACTTTTTTTCGAAGAAATTAAAGGTTCAAACTTATTTTTAACTTGAGCGTAGCGTGATCCGTGTCTTTGCGCTTCTAACGCGGTGTTTTTGCGGGGTTGTCACGCGTTTATTTGATGTCGGGTGACAGATTGTGCTcgacaatgtttttttttttctcgctgtGACGCTTGTTGTTTtggcaattaaaaaaaaaaaaaacccacccaAGTGCAAGTTTGAGTCTGAAAACAAGTCTTTCATTGGGTAAAAAAGACGCGTCGAGCAGGGTGAAAATGTTCGTTGAAAGGCTTCTGGTGATTTTCGTGTCATTCATTTTGAACGGGGCAGAGAGGTTGCGTCATGCCTCAACTTGTTGACAttcttttgtttacagtgttaGACCCGACAGCCTCTGGGTTTGAACCGAGGACACTGTGGCTGCTTTAGAGGagtggagggggggagagaagaCAACAGGCCTGTCCctcaaactttctttttatttagtttgttttaaacGTTAAAACACTTTTCAAACGTTTTATTAACGTTTACGTCGGCGCTATATCCGCGTTCGCGAAGTCGAATTAACGGTTTGTCAGAGCGCGCAGCGACCGTTGATCGGTGGTCAGAACGCGAACGTCCGTTAGTACTTTAAcgtaaagacaaataaatatattttgacgTTAACGCGCTTTTCAAAAAATCCGTTTTTGACGATTTAGTTTCACTTTGCACGTCGCCAAACACCacgattaattttttttaaagaaatgtttcgCCCAGTCGGTGATATTCTCATAAACTACGCGTTTTTGAATCTCTACATGTCACTTTCCCAAACGGTTTTCTGCTATTTAACACTTTTGCTACGCAgttatgaatgaatgagctCTGATACGCATGCGCCAAACCCCTTTTAAGTTTATAAACAAGGCCTCCACGCAGCGGATCACATGACTAGTCACAGAGGTATACTGTGTCGATTCAGAGACAAAGGACTCTCGAAAGGCTGCCTGCCATTTCCATTATATTGATGCaatacatgacatgacatgtcaATGATAACATACTGTCAGtggtattattttctttttatataagCTTTAATAGATTACGTGTATTATGTTAATTATCTCTCTATTGCATGGATCCTTTTATTAAGTCGCGTTAAAACCCACATGTCACCGTTTTTATTAATGATGAGCAGTTGTTAGATGATTGTAACAGCACTGTAAACAAAATAgtttagcagtttttttttattattttgtttgtgaaagCTCTAATTTCTCTATTTTGCCTGTAACTAGCTAAAGTGGCAGGATATGATGATGGAAGCCAAATAAACTGACCAGGAGCCtgttttaaaacaagaaaagaaagaggaaacgACAGAAATTTGTGAAAATGGACGAGTCCTTTGATCCACTGAAGTGTAACGAGGACCTGCCTTCCTCACCTGGGTGTCACATGGATTATGGTAAAAtcttaaacattaaaaacattttaaaaagagcttttttttccacccctccACATATTCTTTATAATTATTACCATTAACCTCTCCCACAGATGACATGCCAGAGCtgcaggaagtggaggaggaccAGAGATCTCCAGGGTTATTTCAGGTCGGAGCAGGAGTGTCTCACCAGGAGCTCAGTTGCTCCCCCAGCACCAACTGGCTTGCTGAACTTGCCAACATTGCCACCAGTCCACAGAGCCCCCTGCTGAAGAACGCCCCATATAAGAGGTTTGTACCAATATAAACTTCAATGAAAATCATAAAGTCTGATGTGTACATACATGTAGCACAAACAGGATTGACAAGTTAGCGACATAACTTGTGTTGTGAAATatcttctgaaatgtttttttttttgaaaatgtctcatgtttattatgtttacgTTATTATAACCTGGATATTgcaaaaatcattttcacagtaaAGCAGTCTAATCTTTCTTTGCTGATGCTGAACAGGAATATATTCAGATGTCTTTAGGCTACTTCAAATATATACAATGTGTTTATGGGGTTGTCATTATTTTCAGATCATCTCCAGTCCACATCTTTGGCAACAGTAATAGTTTACATTCCTATGCCCGTCCCCCATTGGCTAGTAGTGCACCCAACCCATCCAGAGGCCACCTCAGGGAGCGCAGGCGTGTCAGGGTATcctttcattttcagtctcaACCTCTGAAATTCTAAGAATAATCAATTCCTGTCAACCAGTGATACTTGCATGctgaaataatttattttgcttttattatttataacagGCCAGCAGTGAATCGGAGTCTGGAGTTTTCTCAATGTCCTCATCTTTTTCTGATGATGAAGACATGGCCTGGTCTCACTCCTGGCCCTCCACAGCCTGGCATTGCTTCCTTAAAGGTATATACACACTCAAGCACATATTGCATGTAGCTACCTCACCTCACTCAGACGTGTCAAGGTTAACGTTGAACTTTTCCAagaatttgaaaagaaaaaaaacacacaatttcatttttttttcttttatacgTTTGTGAATATACATGTAATGGTCAAAACAGTACTGATGAACTGCACACGTGCTCTGCCGATGACAAGCAGGCATGTAAACAACTGTATTGGACTGAAGCTATAGGAATGCTGACACTCATGTTCTGAATTAGAAACATGAATTAGAAACATTTGTAAAGAAATTCTGACCTCGGGTGTTCAAACAACAGTATTGCATCCATTTTCCAGCATTCTCTGactcaagaaaacacacatctgcttATTCATTGTGTCACATTGTTTTGTCAACATTCAGGAACCCGCCTGCGCTTCCATCGAGGCCCGAATGTGGAGTGGCAGGAAGCTGATGAACTTGGGGATTCTGATGATGACTCGGACGATGAGACAATGAtgccatcttcctcctctcttaaGGTAGACAACAAATAATGACCTTTGTGTGTctcaaaatatttcacaataacaTACTTTAGTCTGAAATGTCTTCCAGCTGTGCATGCCTGATGTTTGGTATTAGTAGATGAGTGCATAGTTTTTGTTCAGTGAAACTTCACTAGACATTACAATGGCTTGTAAAGGCCACAGGGTGGCAGCCAGGATAACGGTGGGGGTACAGGAAGTGAGTTCATGAGTGAATGCACACATTATATCCTTGATGATTTGCATTGGCGTCATAGGAACCAGTCTTTCAGGCATCAAGTTGTTTTACACCAATTCCCCTTTGGTGGTAAGTTCAACAGGCTCATATTGCTGCTGAATAAACACTCTTATTggtcttttgtttcatttacagAGATACGGTTCAGACGGGCTGAAGTTGGTGAGCCACGAAGAGACAGTATCTTATAGCCAGGCAGTTCTGaaactgacctttgaccccggCTCATCAGATAATGGCCTGTTAACAGCTGAATGCCGACTTGATCACCcattttttgtcaaaaacaaagGTAAAATGAGCCATTtgagaaattattattatttctctaaAGATCTTTCCTaaaacatctcaaacaaaaacataagctGAGTGCTAACCTTATTGGCATgagaagcaaaataaaaaaacatgcacaaaaaacagattttatagCAATATGTGAAATTAATCTCACAGAAGCTTCCACTGACCAAATGTTGTTTTGCTAAAAgattgcttatttatttattttttatacaaacaGCTTCATGATAAAAAGTAATCTGTAATTTaccatctgtgtttttcaggaTGGGCTTCTTTTTATCCAAGCCTTACTGTGGTGCACCATGGGATCCCTTGCTATGAGATGCAGTTGGGCGATGTTTGCCTGCCACCAAATCACCCAGATGCCATTAACTGCGACGACTCCGTGGTCTTTGACACTTTCAGAAGGTACACACTCTTATAGTGGTCATGATTTGTTTAATAAAGAGACTTCAAACAgctgtaatatatatttttaataatgtgtcagatgacaatgtgaaaacaaaggaACACTGTGAAACGGATGAACTCGCAGAGTATTACCACCTGAATCAGTTGGTCCCCTCAACTGTACGGAGATTTATAGTGATTCTCAACTCATTCTTTAGCTGTCCTTACCACAACTTTACCGTTaattcactctcactgctctcatagtGTAATTTTCATCTGCAGCAGGTAACTTTTTCCAAAGAAAAAGCTCTAAATAGCCACTTTAcgctacctgcccagcaccaaatggcagacagacatgGTTAGTGAGTAGCTGCTGAACATcatggaacatttagcagctaatgagccagatatttccctcaggagttggcagaaaccaaaaacagagctatgGATACTAGGTACTGGAGTTATATTCATCagacttcaaatgaatgataatgttgctctgtaactgctgCATGCATAAATAGGTTTTTCATATCAACTTCAAAGGTTGAtgacatgtcagtgttgtgctcACAACTTGTGTCTTCTGCCCCCGAGTGGGCAAAAATCATTTACGGAAGGTTTAAACTTGTCTGCTGTAGTAGAAAAGATGCTCTAAGCTAAAACTGTTTAAGTTCAAGTTTGAATCATCTATCACAGAAGCAAGACAGCATTTATGTTGAGTGTGTGCACCACCATATCTTTTGCACTTTAAGTCCAGTCCTCTTCAGTTGTGGTACACTGGTCCATCCTTAACCATTGTGACGGTTTAGGAAAACATCATACTAACTCATGtctccttcctttctcctgCAGTTATGACTTCACCCCACTAGACTCTTCTGCAGTGTATGTTCTGAGCAGCATGGCTCGTCAACGCAGGACCTCCCTGTCTAGTGGGGGTGCCGTCAGTCCAGACTGTGATAAACTCGAGCGCTCTAGCTCCCCACAATCCTCAACTAGCAAATCAAACAGGAGCCACACCTCAGGGACAGCCAGTGGTGTCACGCCTACAAAATGCAAGCGGCCAATGAATGCCTTCATGCTCTTTGCCAAGAAGTACAGAGTGGAGTACACACAGATGTATCCTGGGAAGGACAACAGGTATGCAAAAGTCAATGAGACTGCTGCATTTTTGTAAAACAGAATAATCTAATTTAGGTGAATTAATTGCTGTATCCCCATGTCACATCTTAATAATGGTCAAATTTGCTTAGTCCTGATGTCATAAATCCAGTGCTGGGATCAGCCGAGATcataacacatgaaacacattaaaagtGGAAGTGTAATATGGCAACATCTTAACAGCACAGTGATATTCTCTCATTTTGTGACGTCCTGTTGGTCTGCTGTGCATTTACACTTTGTGTTGACTGAGCTACAGATCAAAATTCCATGACATTATAGATGAAGCTTTGTAGTTTCACACAAAGAGAATACATCATGAACCTCTGAGACCCCAATGGTAAAGAGAAAGTAACACTTGCAGAGTGAAATATTAAGAAATGAGATAGAACAGCTCCTCGCTGCAGAGaatctgttgtttgtctttcactTGGCTTACCAAATTGTAACACCAGGAAGTTTGTAGAACCTTCAGTGCCCTCTTGTAGAAGTTAAtccttcatttaaaaacacaggtgttttctcCTGAGGTTGGTAACCCTGCTTAAAAGACCGGAGACAAAACTGCTCAAATATAATTTGTATTGAATTTAAATAGGAGTTTTTGtttcaaatctttaaaaatacaagCTGTGTTCATTTTCCTGGGAAAAACAAAGTTAGACAACAATCTTAAAAAGATCTTCTGTCTCTAACCTTACACTCCAGAGCCATCAGCGTCATCCTTGGTGACAagtggaagaagatgaagagtgaggagaggaggatgtacACCATGGAGGCCAAGGCTCTGGCTGAGGAGCAGAAAAGACTCAATCCAGACTGCTGGAAACGTAAAAGAACCAACTCAGTAAGGACCAAAGTCTAAGAGCTAAAACATCTGCAAGCCTTCTTTTCACAACAATGTTCAATTACAGTGAACAGTGGCAATCATACTGAATGCCAACAATTTGTATCATCTTTCTACAGGGTTCCCAGCAGACCTAGATAATCCCCCAGAATCCCCAGCTGCTGGTGTTTTGACATGGCGAGGTGCTGGACAGAGTCTGATGGACCGCTTGATGCCTCTTTTTGCTCTCCTGTATTCTTGAGACTCAACTGTGATGCTGAATTCACTTGCTTTTTGTAACCGTGAAACAATattagagaaaaaaactgaattatgaactataaacaaaaacatgtaatcTAGTCACTAACAGTGCATATATTTTCTTATATCTTTAATGTCAAAGATGTCTTATTCCCCTGAAATAAGAATGAACCTTGTCATTTCATATTCAGGTCGTTTCCTATTcaagctaaaaaacaaacaaacatgaaagcCTGTGGTGCTATGCTTCAGTGTAGAAGGAGCAGTCAACAACAAGTGTTTATTTATAATTGTAAAAAGGGGACTTTTTAGATACACTTTTTCACAACTGTCCATATTGATTATATTTGTAAGATTCAATATATTGCACAGATTGGTAACCCTTTCATACATTTTGTAATACAGTATATTCTGCAGCCGACAGTGGCCAACAGTTTGCCATGCTGCCCTGCCAAGTCTCCAGATTGTTTTTTTAGCCCAACCACCTGGCCATACAACGAGAAGGCTTTCAGCATGTGGTGGTGGGTTTACACTCAGTCACAAAGCACTTCAGGCCTCCGCTGTCAGTGCTTGTTTCTTTTGcactttatataaatatgtaatctAATACAGCCATTGTATACTGTTGGAAACCATTTGTATAATACAGCTAGTATCTTCATAGTTAAGCCGTTTGACGCAATCATGGCCCAGTAGCCATGTTCTGCTTTCAGGTCGCCACTGAATTTTAAGTGCTTTGTTCATAATGTACAGGTTTCACAGCCCCAACAACCTCTTGCACAAAATATACTTGTATCATattataaatactttttttaaaacttgcaTTTTATCCAAGTGTTTTCAtcaactgtaaactgtaatcaCAACGTGTTGGGATGCTTGGCTTTTTGTTTGAATACACCGTATGTTTTTGCTCGTCTTTTGCTTGCCCATTATCAGCTTTTATCCTGTGAACAAGTGTCCTTAAATAACATGCTGAACCAGACAAATTTTTATCTCAAGCTTTAAGAGCGCTCGATATCCACTGATCTGAACGTCCAACCAGTAAAGTCTGATGTTTCCAGGTAACAACAcagttaaagtgtgttttattctcCTGTTTCTCTGCCACATCAAAACCGTCATGCACCAGATGTTAACAAAAGCCTTCCAAGGAGTAATTGTACTGAAGCATGGGATCATTCCCTTTTGGACTGAATGAGGACAACATTAAAGCTTTTAATTGAATCTTACACTTAACCGAAACCCAGGCCTCTTCCCCTGGAGATGAAAAAGGAtctgaaaggaaatgaaaatgaaagaatataTTATCATAAGCTTTTAACAGGAGACACTGTTTCTAAGGAAGACATGCATTTTCACATATAATCCAATGATATGGTTACATGCATAAGAGTTGGTTAATTCACCTAACTGCCCTAAGCTTGCACGGGcataaagaaatgaataaaactggtactaatgtgaaatattttaataatataaaataatattaccAATTTTAAATCATAGCTTCCATTGTTAGAGCTAGAGGGCGCCATCACTCCATTTTTTAGCAGTGAagtattttacacttttttccCATGATACTAAAAT encodes the following:
- the hbp1 gene encoding HMG box-containing protein 1; the encoded protein is MDESFDPLKCNEDLPSSPGCHMDYDDMPELQEVEEDQRSPGLFQVGAGVSHQELSCSPSTNWLAELANIATSPQSPLLKNAPYKRSSPVHIFGNSNSLHSYARPPLASSAPNPSRGHLRERRRVRASSESESGVFSMSSSFSDDEDMAWSHSWPSTAWHCFLKGTRLRFHRGPNVEWQEADELGDSDDDSDDETMMPSSSSLKRYGSDGLKLVSHEETVSYSQAVLKLTFDPGSSDNGLLTAECRLDHPFFVKNKGWASFYPSLTVVHHGIPCYEMQLGDVCLPPNHPDAINCDDSVVFDTFRSYDFTPLDSSAVYVLSSMARQRRTSLSSGGAVSPDCDKLERSSSPQSSTSKSNRSHTSGTASGVTPTKCKRPMNAFMLFAKKYRVEYTQMYPGKDNRAISVILGDKWKKMKSEERRMYTMEAKALAEEQKRLNPDCWKRKRTNSGSQQT